In the Balaenoptera ricei isolate mBalRic1 chromosome 1, mBalRic1.hap2, whole genome shotgun sequence genome, CCAGAACCCTTCCCTTATCCCCCAGCGTGAGCTCCAAGGGCCCAGCCAGTCCCTGGAGGACACGTCTGTGCCGACTTCAGCTTTGTGAGCAGACGTGTAGTGAGGTCTTGGGGAAAACAGAAATGGATCGGGGCACTTTGGGGAAAATTCCCTGAGTGTCCATCTTCTCCCTTCTTGCAGATTATGTTTGAGTTACTGGGTGTCCCGTCCATCCTCCTGGCTGACCAGCTGGAGATGTCCCTGTATGCCTCTGGCCTCCTGACCGGCGTGGTGGTAGATTCAGGCTACGGCCTGACCCGCGTGCAGCCTTTCCATCTGGGCTGCCCCTTACGGTCCAGCGCTAAGATGCTGGAATTTGCAGGCCAGGATCTGTCGGCCTATCTCTGCAAGAGCCTCTTTAAGGAAGATTACAGTCAACACAACCTGTTTCAGCTGGATACAGTGGCCGCCACTCAGATGACCAAGTGCTACGTGCCACAGAATCTGGGGGAGGCACTGGACTTTTGTCAGAGCCTGCCGAGAGGCTCCGATGAGCGTAACTCCTATCAGCTCCCGGATGGCACCCCTGTGGAGCTGACCCCCATGCAGCGGCTGGCTCCCGAGATGTTCTTCAGCCCCGAGGTGTTCGACCTGCAAGGGCCCAGCATCTCCCAGGCCGTCCTGGATTCCATCGAGACCTGCGAGGCCTCCATGCACCCGCTGCTCGTCTCCCACCTGATGGCCTGCGGGGGCAACACCCTCTATCCTGGCTTCACCAGTCGTCTGTACAAGCTGATCGCTGATCATTTCTCCTCCACCAAGGCCACCATGTGGGTGGGTTCCAACAGGAACTTTAGTGTCTGGCTAGGAGCGTCTGTAGTGGCTCATCTGTCGACTTACAAGTCTAAGTGGATGACCAAAGAGGAGTATGATGAGAGTTTCAAGCTGTGACAGGCTGGCTTGCTCCTGGAACCCAGCTCCCATCAGATGGGCATGGGTGGATTCATTTCAGCAAAAGGGGCTGGGCCGGGATGGGGTTAGCTGGCTTTGGAATTCAAAGGTCATGAGGGAGTTTTTTTAggttctagggttttatcttgtttcaggAGTGGGACCAAACCCATGGGAGGACAGGGTGTCATCCCTGGAAACCTTCCAGGGGGGTGGTCTGTCACTGGGATGGGAGCGGCCAGCTGCCATCTCCATGCTTAATAGCTACTTATTTGTCCTGGCATCTCCCTTGGGTTGTCCCCTTCTTTTGGTTGAGTAGGTTTTAACTGGGGCAAGAGAGAATTATTTTTGAGTAGGGGAAtgggagggtggggatggggagagttgACATTTCTAGACCCATCCGCTCACTGGCTGGGGAGGAGTTGGTGCAGGTAGCCTGGAGTGCCCTTCAAGCCCTTGGGCCCCTGGCCAGGGTCTTGTTTTCTATATGCAAATAAACAACTTGTTTGAAAGTGCTGGCTTCTGTGATGGATGGGGGTAGGGTGGGCAGTCCCTTTGGAGGGACCCAGGGAATGTGAGTATGTGACTGCCAGGGTggggccagggaagcccctgcggACGTTGGAGACCTGTGAACAGTGGTTCCCACTGAGCAGAATGGATGAGGGCCTGGAGCATCCTTCTTCCATTGCCACGTTCTCCCCATTCATCCCGCACGTCCCAATACTCTGCTGAAGTTTGCAGTTCCTATTAGTgtaatatttattcagtaaatattggagAACTGCTATGTGCCTGGTATTATGCTAGGCACTAGGTGAAAAAGATACATGAGGTTTCTGGTTTCAGGAGATTGTCATCTGCTGTGAGGGCTCAGGCGATAGGCAGACCTGGGCAATGATGagggttcagttccagatcactgcgataaagcgaatatcacaaaaaagagagccccatgaattttttggtttcccagtgcatataaaagttatgtttacactagaCTATAGGCTATTAAGTGTATAATAGCATTACATCTAAAAAAAGTAcatgccttaatttaaaaatactttattgctgaaagATGCTCtcatctgagccttcaacaaattgtagtagtaacatcaaagatcacagatcaccataactaataataataatgaagaagttTGAAAGATTGCGAGAATTGCCAAACTGTgatacagagacatgaagtgagcaaatgctgttggaaaagtgGCGCctatagacttgctcaacacagggttgccacaaatcagtttgaaaaaaaaagaaaaaacaccaaaaaaaaccccacaattatTTGTGAAGCATAATAAAGTGGAGCACAAGaaaatgaggtgtgcctgtaGGGAAATCTATTTCAGATGATgatgaataaaatgaattaaatgttaCAAGGTCACATGATCTGAGTGGTGGAGGGATGCCTATTTTGGATGGGGTGGACCGAGATGGAGATTGCTGGCGACCATCGGTGACTgtgcccccctccctcctcagcaCATTGTGAGGTCACGCTTCCCAGTGTCCTTGTAGTTAGGTAGGGCTGACCACACATAGGTTCTGGCTAGTTCAGTGGGTGCCTGATCCTTAAAATAGCCCCGTCAGCCTGTGGGATGCAGTGGATctaatgggggaggggcagagtagCAGGTGGAAGGAGGCAAACTGACTGAGGGAGCAGAGCCCGCTCCCCAACCTCACCCAGTCCCACCAACCTGCACTGCACTGGGACATGAGGAAGAATCTACTATGTTCAGCCACTGGGCTTTGGGGATTGTTACAGCAGCTTTTTGCTTATTCTAATTAATACAGAGAAAGGAGTTCTAACTtactatttatttaacaaatttttttttctggtaagcgGCAGAAGTTGGGTTCAGATCCAGTCTGGGATGTCAACCACTTTGTTATACGGATGCTTCTGGAAGGGGCTTTTGGTTCCCTAATGTTTGGTTCCCATCTGTCCCTTAACATTAGGGAACCAAAAGTATAGTGGGTAGAGGATTGACGCCCAGGGAACCCTGATGTTCCAGGAATAGGAGGGAGGATTTGGAAACCAGAGTCAAGCTCACCTCGCCTTTGACACATGAACCATATTCTCTCAGCCACATCCTTATCCCCGAAATTGAGCCATCAGTGGTCCCCAGGGGCAGAAGTGGGGCCTAGAATGCCCCAGAGATTTGGAGTCAGACTTGAGCCCTGTCAGTAACGAAGCTACCTTGGGCTTCTTCTGagtcttctctgagtctcaggtgtacaacaggGAGTAACACTTCCTCCTCTCAGAGGTTTGGGGTTGAGAATGagctaaaataaaagataagtcACTTTGAAAACTAGAAAGTTCATTGAAATAAGagatattactttaaattttataatttgatatTTCTCTCTTACTAATCAGGAGTATTAATAGCAACAGCAGCCGCTGTGCCTTGTCGGACATTGTGGTGAGTGCTTTACAAATGGaattgcatttaatcctcacatgtACACTGTGAAATAAGTGATCTTTGTCCCcatttacagataggaaaactgaagcttagagatgtTAAGCACCTGCTCAAGTTCACAATCATGCTCAAGCTAATAATGGATTGCCAAATTAGGAATGGATTCAGCATTCCTGGAAGAAAACTAGACTAAAAGTGGCTGAAACATATTGGGATTTTTTGTCTCAGGTAACAAGTAGGCAGTCCAGTGGAACAGTGGTATAGCTCCATCATCAAGGACCCTTCTTTTCCACTTTTAGTTTGTTGCCTCGTTTCACAAAATAGCTGCAGTAGCTCCTGGCATCACACCCACACTTCCTGCAGGAAAAGGCAGGTTGAAGGGAGTGTGCCGTGTATCTGTCTATGGGAAAGCCTCATCCAGCTGACTTCtgcttatgtctcattacttagaAGTAGCTGAAAGAAACAGGAGGCAGATGGGCATTGGGTGAGTTAACCCACAGCATCTGTCCCTTGGCAGAGgagggatttgaacctaggtttATCCATACTAAGGCCCATGTTGTTATGCACAGTTCCAGACCACCTTCCCAGTTTTCTGGGCCTTGTTGGACCTCTTGGCCTGAGAGATGCAGATGTGTGATTTTTCCAGGCTTGAGTGAAAGCTGCTTTTGAGTTGCAATCAAGGTGTTGTCATGCCAAACAGTAATCTTTGTGCTTCAAACCAGCTTATTTGTGTACTCTTGAGCCTTAAAAAGCAGAAGTGGGGAAACACAGAAATGAGTATGAGAGAAAAGAGGGAGCTGGAGAAGAGATGGGCaaggggtattttttttttttttccttatttagctCCGGGCAACTGTCATCAGaactctttttctcattttattccgAATGTAACATTTAACCTTTCTGTTCAAGCATCAAATCTGGCTGCCTGGTGTATAATTACGAacttttcttcactttcttccccctcccccacctcgaAAGCTTTTAAAACTCCCTCGCTGGGTACCATCTCTCTCCTCCGACTttccaattaaattaaaaatagtagcTCCGTGGGGCTGTGCAGGGCCATCAACCTAACATGGAACTGCTGGCACGCCAGGCCTGGCAGGGCAGTGAGTGGTGCCCAGAAGATGCCTGTTGGCTCTGGCATGGTCTGGCAGCTACTCTGAGCTGGGGGAAGCTTATCCTCCACGAGGGGTCTGGGGCTGCCTGCCAGGGGCAACCAGGTACaggggggtgggaggcagggtcttggcagctggggaaggggctgggtgGAGCTGGCAGAGGGGACAAAGGGAAGGCCCCCCCAGGCGGGCCGTTCACAGCTGTGAGGATACAGTCCTGCCAGTTTCTATTGCCAGTTTCTGCTGGGGCTTGGCACCCTTGTATTTGGGTTTGGGTGGGGTTTGGACGCCCAAGTTTCCTGAGATAACCCTGATAGAAGCTTTAGGTTCTGctgatacagagaacaaagtcAGCGTTAACGCTGAGTACCCTCCTGGCTCTAGAAGAGACTTTCAGTGTTTCTCCCACCTCTGTGTCCCCTTTCCCTAGAGAGGCAGATGCTGAAATGGACA is a window encoding:
- the ACTL8 gene encoding actin-like protein 8, producing the protein MAARTIIIDHGSGFLKAGLSGFNEPQMVFPSIVNYTPCRENPGPSYARRRVSLGIDICHPDTYSYPVHRGRVLNWEGVEHIWSLVLEKHRLENEDSPVMVTEFPLRERADRQKTLEIMFELLGVPSILLADQLEMSLYASGLLTGVVVDSGYGLTRVQPFHLGCPLRSSAKMLEFAGQDLSAYLCKSLFKEDYSQHNLFQLDTVAATQMTKCYVPQNLGEALDFCQSLPRGSDERNSYQLPDGTPVELTPMQRLAPEMFFSPEVFDLQGPSISQAVLDSIETCEASMHPLLVSHLMACGGNTLYPGFTSRLYKLIADHFSSTKATMWVGSNRNFSVWLGASVVAHLSTYKSKWMTKEEYDESFKL